In a genomic window of Salminus brasiliensis chromosome 12, fSalBra1.hap2, whole genome shotgun sequence:
- the ptx4 gene encoding pentraxin-4, producing the protein MGHSRAAVSMLLILVALQVPPSLGQRSRPASAETRKRLHQRLRRLDEQFRRFQEMTLTHLQSIAESYNISNSIETRFHMLTRHLEGISRELSSFRAEAERDLQSLKSWSRTLRRKTKRLELKLARTERVMKENSRLAHRQLRENKAAMANLTQELRSHRGRISVVEAQQGEIQDLQEAFQKQMSKLEGQMRSIQRPPPNSYFSISGNGLNRTGQGAVFPERKEPERQHKDAKDSRKKNSLLLKATREPDHIAVQTSMQTNAPPTSQPAQLEQIHSLLRLPLRHKIPLNYTPKKDATICNVNSVLLFPSASTENYVTFYTPFLTGIHELSVCTWLRVDAEYLGTLLSYATEANDNTLVLYGRRSSVLGSMDFVIGDPAYRELTTDSMLDGQWHHMCVVWSSIEGRFWHYTDQRLISTGSRFQKGYEIPPGGSFILGQEQDTVGGGFDQAEAFVGRLAGFALWTRVLTPGEVSGLASGRGMPRGAVLTMDDVDVLHGSVQQVTCECLEHCT; encoded by the exons ATGGGACATAGCAGGGCAGCCGTGAGCATGCTCCTGATCCTTGTTGCCCTTCAGGTGCCACCCAGCCTCGGGCAGAGGTCAAGGCCGGCGTCTGCAGAAACGAGGAAACGCTTGCATCAAAGACTGAGGAGGCTGGACGAGCAG TTTAGAAGATTCCAAGAGATGACCCTCACGCACCTTCAGAGCATTGCTGAAAGCTACAACATCTCCAACAGCATCGAGACCCGCTTCCACATGCTGACTCGACACTTAGAGGGCATCTCCCGAGAGCTGAGCTCCTTTCGGGCAGAGGCTGAGCGGGACCTCCAATCCCTAAAGTCTTGGAGCCGGACGCTTCGGAGGAAGACCAAGCGTCTGGAACTGAAGCTGGCCAGAACGGAGCGAGTGATGAAGGAGAACAGCCGTCTGGCCCACAGGCAGCTCCGGGAAAACAAGGCAGCTATGGCCAACCTGACCCAGGAGCTGAGGAGCCATCGGGGTCGAATCAGTGTGGTGGAGGCCCAGCAGGGTGAGATCCAAGACCTTCAGGAGGCCTTTCAAAAGCAAATGAGCAAACTGGAGGGTCAAATGAGGAGCATCCAGAGGCCTCCTCCCAATTCTTATTTTTCCATCTCTGGAAACGGCCTCAACCGGACCGGGCAGGGGGCAGTTTTTCCGGAAAGAAAGGAGCCGGAGCGTCAGCACAAAGATGCAAAGGACAGCAGGAAGAAAAATAGCCTTCTTCTGAAAGCCACCAGAGAACCAGATCATATCGCAG TGCAGACATCCATGCAGACCAATGCCCCGCCCACATCGCAGCCTGCCCAATTAGAGCAGATCCACAGCCTCCTTCGCCTTCCTCTCCGGCACAAGATCCCTCTGAACTACACCCCAAAGAAAGACGCTACAA TCTGCAATGTGAACTCAGTGCTGCTGTTCCCGTCGGCCTCAACCGAGAACTACGTCACTTTCTACACCCCGTTCCTGACCGGCATTCACGAGCTGTCCGTCTGCACCTGGTTGAGAGTGGACGCAGAGTATCTGGGCACACTTCTGTCTTACGCCACTGAGGCCAACGACAACACTCTGGTCCTCTATGGCCGCAGGTCCAGCGTGCTAGGCAGCATGGACTTTGTGATCGGGGACCCGGCCTACCGTGAACTGACCACAGACAGCATGCTCGATGGACAGTGGCACCATATGTGTGTGGTTTGGTCTTCCATCGAAGGCCGATTTTGGCACTACACCGACCAGCGCCTCATCTCCACTGGGTCCAGGTTCCAGAAGGGCTATGAAATCCCCCCTGGTGGTTCTTTCATCCTGGGACAAGAGCAAGACACCGTAGGAGGGGGTTTTGACCAGGCCGAGGCATTTGTGGGCAGGCTGGCCGGCTTTGCTTTGTGGACCCGGGTACTAACCCCAGGGGAAGTATCTGGCCTGGCCAGTGGGAGAGGCATGCCTAGAGGAGCGGTGCTGACCATGGATGACGTGGATGTTCTGCATGGCTCAGTCCAGCAAGTGACCTGTGAATGCCTGGAGCATTGTACTTAA